From a region of the Vanrija pseudolonga chromosome 2, complete sequence genome:
- the rnc_0 gene encoding Ribonuclease 3 — protein sequence MKRWLTLVDELEDGEIEEDDDPYNGEVHGKSLNDARQSLDEQAVVWNTLSPNYTFEDAKTDLDTISPKKVRDKMQPKSPACRDGTCRCSPSLTKLENGTARPGELTHCGKCFCCNQRQARWVEKNIPIWDCHPPPRRRDFDDPSIYQRAFTHKSAVRNDFDKSYENDEFRGDGILEGEGKIQKLFTYLVRNTTLAKYARHYDLDLLIHTGPSDRDKAMAKKMKVQADVVEALIGATAVDRGRSRRKGGRAWADSFARDIVEPIGEWLRQQFEDGLLKA from the exons ATGAAG CGCTGGCTGACACTGGTAGACGAGCTTGAGGACGGTGAAATCGAAGAGGATGATGACCCCTACAATGGCGAGGTTCACGGCAAGAGTCTGAATGACGCCCGTCAGAG CCTTGACGAACAAGCCGTGGTCTGGAACACATTGTCGCCAAACTACACGTTCGAAGACGCCAAGACCGACCTGGACACCATCAGCCCCAAGAAGGTGCGCGACAAGATGCAGCCCAAGTCGCCGGCCTGCCGGGATGGGACGTGCAGGTGCTCTCCATCcctcaccaagctcgagaaTGGCACAGCACGCCCAGGGGAGCTCACGCACTGTGGCAAGTGCTTTTGCTGCAATCAGCGTCAAGCGCGTTGGGTGGAGAAGAATATACCCATCTGGGattgccacccaccccctcgccgccgagactTCGACGATCCGTCAATCTACCAGCGTGCATTCACCCACAAGTCGGCAGTACGCAACGACTTTGACAAGTCTTATGAGAACGACGAGTTCCGGGGTGACGGCATCCTGGAGGGCGAAGGAAAGAT CCAGAAGCTCTTTACATACCTGGTGAGGAACACGACTCTTGCCAAATATGCGCGGCactacgacctcgacctgctcatcCACACGGGGCCATCCGACAGGGACAAGGCAATGGCGAAGAAAATGAAGGTCCAAGCCGACGTTGTAGAGGCTCTGATCGGGGCCACTGCTGTGGACAGGGGCAGGAGTCGCAGGAAGGGGGGCAGGGCCTGGGCTGATTCGTTTGCCCGTGACATTGTCGAGCCCATCGGGGAGTGGCTCCGGCAGCAGTTCGAGGACGGCCTCTTGAAGGCGTAG
- the PRPX gene encoding Pathogen-related protein, with protein sequence MSLPDYATNPDAVLGDDAKWRLGRAPDYSKTREVYRAGKKQNHKPGSLEEIVENLVKNWEIEASFKTDYKDWRTVDQEVYTFSLNGGPPSTGPDMVRIGTYNALLPDSKFYSPNHNDYEQSHKIFKRMMPRFAWEVTEVYSGPPVVAFRWRHWGEVKFDYVGRNAEGKKVRVKAHGGIIDIEGVLVAKVNDKLQIQKIDTWYDPLSFFREVTKEGQEVIIEDDTGSDSDKKEGGSCPFIH encoded by the exons ATGAGCCTCCCCGACTACGCTACCaaccccgacgccgtgctcggcgacgatgccAAGTGGCGTCTGGGCAGGGCCCCCGACTACTCCAAGACCCGCGAGGTCTACCGTGCTG GCAAGAAGCAGAACCACAAGCCGGGAtcgctcgaggagattgtcgagAACCTCGTCAAGAACTGGGAGATTGAGGCGTCCTTCAAGACCGACTACAAGGACTGGCGCACCGTCGACCAGGAGGTCTACACCTTCTCGCTCAACGGCGGCCCGCCCTCGACCGGCCCCGACATGGTCCGCATCGGCACGTACAACGCGCTCCTGCCCGACTCCAAGTTCTACAGCCCCAACCACAACGACTACGAGCAGAGCCACAAGATCTTCAAGCGCATGATGCCCCGCTTCGCCTGGGAGGTCACCGAGGTCTACTCTGGCCCGCCTGTCGTCGCCTTCCGCTGGCGTCACTGGGGCGAGGTGAAGTTTGACTATGTTGGCCGCAACGC cgagggcaagaaggtccGCGTCAAGGCCCACGGCGGCATCATTGACATTGAGGGCGTCCTCGTTGCCAAGGTCAACGACAAGCTCCAGATCCAGAAGATTGACACGTGGTACGACCCATTGTCCTTCTTCCGCGAGGTCACCAAGGAGGGCCAGGAGGTCATCATTGAGGACGACACCGgctccgactcggacaagaaggagggcgGCTCGTGCCCCTTCATCCACTAG
- the aco gene encoding 1-aminocyclopropane-1-carboxylate oxidase → MALPTSLPVLSLADLDAGEAQRTAFIKDLAHATHAYGFFYLTNTGLAPELEARLPALAREFFALPDAAKLEIESINSAQFRGYTRLGGERTKGAVDWREQIDIGPEGPNTDAEAPAREAAGAPPHLRLLGPNQWPSALPSLRPAAEEWIAHLTTVAFKLLSAWSVALGQPEDYFTQCWGESFPLLKIVRYPGATDESAARAQGVGAHKDAAFVTLLWVEPGADGLQVQLGEEEADGSGGVWVDAPPVEGAFVVNIGEMLEYATQGYLKATRHRVVAPPNGRDRLSLPFFFNPALDAKIPLVNLPPELQAKARGVTRDPTNAIYPTYGENQIKSRLRAHPDVSERHHADLLLKAKAAGENMSGGAYA, encoded by the coding sequence ATGGCCCTCCCGACCAGCCTCCCCGTGctctccctcgccgacctggacgccggcgaggcgcagCGTACAGCCTTCATCAAGGACCTCGCGCACGCGACGCACGCGTACGGCTTCTTCTACTTGACCAACACGGGCCTTGCGCCCGAGCTAGAGGCGCGCCTGCCCGCGCTTGCGCGCGAGTTCTTCGCGCTCCCggacgcggccaagctcgagatTGAAAGCATCAACTCGGCCCAGTTCCGCGGGTACACGCGCCTCGGGGGCGAGCGGACCAAGGGCGCCGTCGACTGGCGGGAACAGATCGACATTGGCCCCGAGGGACCCAACACGGACGCGGAGGCAccagcgcgcgaggcggccggcgcgccgccccacctgcgcctgctcggcccGAACCagtggccgtcggcgctgccgtcgcTCCGCCCCGCGGCGGAGGAGTGGATCGCGCACCTCACCACCGTGGCGTTCAAGCTCCTCTCGGCGTGGagcgtcgccctcggccagcCAGAAGACTACTTCACGCAGTGCTGGGGCGAGTCGTTCCCGCTGCTCAAGATCGTGCGCTACCCCGGCGCGACGGACGAgagtgccgcgcgcgcacaggGTGTCGGCGCGCACAAGGACGCGGCGTTCGTGACCCTGCTCTGGGTCGAgccgggcgccgacggcctccAGGTCCAGCTTGGGGAAGAGGaggccgacggcagcggcggcgtgtgggtcgacgcgccgcccgtcgagGGCGCGTTCGTGGTCAACATTGGCGAGATGCTCGAGTACGCCACGCAAGGCTACCTCAAGGCGACGcgccaccgcgtcgtcgcgcccccGAACGGCCGCGACCGCCTCTCGCTCCCCTTCTTCTTCAAtcccgcgctcgacgccaagatCCCGCTCGTCAACCTCCCGCCCGAGCtgcaggccaaggcgcgcggcgtgacCCGTGACCCCACAAACGCAATCTACCCGACGTATGGCGAAAACCAGATCAAGAGCAGGCTCCGTGCGCACCCCGACGTCTCGGagcgccaccacgccgacctgctgctcaaggccaaggcggccggcgagaacatgagcggcggcgcgtacgcCTAG
- the mtr_0 gene encoding N amino acid transport system protein: MTRESSRASSSSADRRARGAGARGASPSAPSPDSPSRPLLPPLKHHTAQHIEHYGAVDDDAGESRITVHDAVFGDLEDGGPDYRGVTPAGAFVLMAKANFGLGVLAIPSVFDKLGLLPGIAAIVGIQAMYTWSASFIGPFKIAHPEVYSLGDAAYVFAGKRGKEFFGLMFIVFFVFCAAAALVGVSVGLNAVTSHGACTALFVALAAVVGWALSSIRTLSDVSWVGWAGLVSILSAVITLTVAVATQDRPASAPPHGAWDKNFKLVGHPSFVETMGALNVILFSSASSPIYYGIVSEMKDPHKFTKPVLSTYAFLTSFYVVVGSVVYFFCGQYVASPALGSAGLFLKKVCYGLALPGLCASLTIFNHVSAKVIFVRLLSGTRHLAANTTRHWATWLGCTFGAMLAAYLIASAIPIFSSLIELSGAIFCPITAIAPMILGWNHDHIWAKRDTALSRRERATAAINTLILVLCVFLTVAGVYAAVVDLFRETKFTRPWSCENNSGPVA, from the exons ATGACTAGAGAATCCAGCCgtgcgtcgagcagctctgCTGATCgtcgggcgcggggggcAGGAGCGCGGGGCGCCTCcccatcggcgccgtcgcccgactcgccaagccgccccctcctcccgccgctcAAGCACCACACGGCCCAGCACATCGAGCACTATGGcgccgtggacgacgacgcaggcgAGAGCAGGATCACGGTACATGATGCCGTGttcggcgacctcgaggacgggGGGCCGGACTATAGAGGG GtcacgcccgccggcgcATTCGTCCTCATGGCCAAGGCGAacttcggcctcggcgtgctcgctaTCCCGTCGGTGTTTgacaagctcggcctgctgcctgGCATCGCGGCGATCGTCGGCATCCAGGCCATGTATACCTGGTCTGCGTCGTTCATCGGGCCGTTCAAGATCGCGCATCCGGAGGTGTACAGCCTCGGGGACGCGGCGTACGTGTTTGCCGGGAAGCGGGGCAAGGAGTTTTTCGGACTCATGTTTATTGTCT TCTTCGTGttctgcgccgcggccgcgctcgtcggcgtctcAGTCGGTCTGAACGCCGTGACCTCCCACGGGGCCTGCACCGCGCTcttcgtcgccctcgccgcggtgGTAGGCTGGGCGCTCAGCTCGATCCGCACGCTCTCCGACGTGTCGTGGGTCGGGTGGGCAGGGCTCGTGTCCATCCTCTCGGCGGTCATCACGCTcactgtcgccgtcgcgacgcAGGACCGGCCCGCGTCTGCGCCGCCCCATGGAGCGTGGGACAAGAACTTTAAGCTGGTCGGACACCCCTCTTTCGTCGAGACTATGGGCGCGCTCAACGTGATTCTGTtctcgtcggccagctcgccgatcTA CTACGGCATCGTGTCGGAGATGAAAGACCCGCACAAGTTCACCAAGCCCGTGCTATCGACCTACGCCTTTCTGACATCCTTCTATGTCGTGGTCGGGAGCGTGGTCTACTTCTTCTGCGGGCAGTACGTCGCGTCCCCGGCGCTGGGGAGCGCAGGGCTCTTCCTGAAAAAGGTGTGCTATGGGCTGGCCCTCCCCGGGCTGTGTGCCAGTCTCACCATCTTCAACCAC GTCTCCGCCAAGGTCATCTTCGTCCGCCTGCTCAGCGGCACGCGCCACCTAGCAGCCAACACCACGCGACACTGGGCCACCTGGCTAGGCTGCACGTTTGGCGCCATGCTCGCAGCGTACCTCATCGCGTCCGCGATCCCAATCTTCAGCAGCCTCATCGAGCTGAGCGGCGCCATCTTCTGCCCCATCACGGCCATAGCGCCCATGATCCTGGGGTGGAACCACGATCATATCTGGGCAAAACGGGACACTGCCCTGtcccgccgcgagcgcgccacggccgccatCAACACCCTCATCCTCGTGCTCTGCGTCTTTCTGACAGTCGCGGGCGTGTATGCTGCCGTTGTTGACCTGTTCCGCGAGACCAAGTTCACCCGCCCGTGGTCGTGCGAGAACAACTCCGGGCCGGTGGCGTAG